A region from the Mycoplasmopsis bovigenitalium genome encodes:
- a CDS encoding MAG1140 family protein, with translation MKKLTSISPWIWVVCCLLIIGTIGLLYFVLNYEIEKTFNINLHVDENKKMILLAPEKYSFYIEKGKKTTIKHDQKFYDLVIKDFANINGTLAINFGSIPKNLKLVKNTNLDAILYYGQTKILSLILP, from the coding sequence TTGAAAAAACTAACTAGTATAAGCCCTTGAATTTGAGTTGTATGTTGCTTATTAATTATAGGTACCATTGGGTTATTGTATTTTGTTTTAAATTATGAAATTGAAAAAACTTTCAATATAAATTTACATGTTGATGAAAATAAAAAAATGATATTGTTAGCACCCGAAAAGTATTCATTTTATATTGAAAAAGGTAAAAAAACAACAATAAAACATGACCAAAAGTTTTATGATTTAGTCATCAAAGATTTTGCAAATATCAATGGAACTTTAGCAATAAATTTTGGTTCAATACCAAAAAATTTAAAACTTGTAAAAAATACTAATTTGGATGCAATTCTTTATTATGGTCAAACAAAAATATTGTCGCTAATCCTACCATAA
- the ybeY gene encoding rRNA maturation RNase YbeY, with amino-acid sequence MIEININIENGNSFKYEEEFKQILENLAVYFDIKKQIILDVSIVNNKKIQKLNKEHRGKNYPTDILSFDFGDSSLYDSLPFLPIGELVISHEKVEQQAVEFNHSLKREYCYLFAHGLVHLMGYDHEEENERIKMNKIVDKIFDPLGIKREE; translated from the coding sequence ATGATTGAAATTAATATTAATATTGAAAATGGAAATAGCTTTAAATATGAAGAAGAATTTAAACAAATTCTTGAAAATTTAGCCGTCTATTTTGATATTAAAAAGCAAATAATTTTAGATGTTTCAATTGTAAATAACAAAAAAATACAAAAACTAAATAAGGAACATAGAGGAAAAAATTATCCAACCGACATTCTTTCGTTCGATTTTGGTGATTCAAGTCTTTATGACAGTTTGCCTTTTCTGCCAATTGGTGAACTGGTTATAAGTCATGAAAAAGTTGAGCAGCAAGCTGTTGAATTTAACCATTCACTAAAAAGAGAATATTGTTATTTGTTTGCTCACGGTCTAGTTCATTTAATGGGGTATGACCATGAGGAAGAAAATGAAAGAATTAAAATGAATAAAATAGTTGATAAAATTTTTGATCCTTTAGGTATCAAAAGAGAGGAATAA
- the cdd gene encoding cytidine deaminase has product MFVEKLKSLLQYSYSPWSNFKVAAIAIDENGKEWPGVNVENAAFPSGLCAERSALFGSVAHGAKVGTFKEIYVISSGEAVISPCAGCRQVMTEFMADDALVHLYNGKGDVLKTYKLVELVPLPIRSEQIK; this is encoded by the coding sequence ATGTTTGTAGAAAAACTAAAATCATTATTGCAATATTCATATAGTCCTTGATCAAATTTTAAGGTTGCTGCAATAGCTATTGACGAAAATGGCAAAGAGTGACCAGGTGTTAATGTTGAAAATGCGGCTTTTCCATCAGGACTATGTGCGGAAAGATCAGCATTATTTGGCTCTGTGGCACACGGTGCAAAAGTTGGCACATTTAAAGAAATTTATGTTATATCATCTGGTGAAGCAGTAATCTCACCTTGTGCGGGTTGCAGACAAGTTATGACTGAATTTATGGCTGACGATGCACTTGTACACTTATATAATGGCAAAGGCGATGTTCTTAAAACATACAAACTTGTTGAATTGGTACCATTACCAATTAGAAGTGAACAAATTAAATAA
- the era gene encoding GTPase Era gives MQVGIVTIIGRPNVGKSSLLNQILKYDLAIVSNIPQTTRDQISGIYNEPGYQIVFVDTPGIHKPLNKLGEALNKNAYEALQEVDCVLFLTPINEPIGGGDRAIIEKIANFDNKIAIISKIDLAKDPAILAARIEELKELGFTKILSVSTSSSDSISMLISELKKYTEVGEPYYDEDYITDKSMRFIAKEVIRVSAMKLLRDELPHSIAVEVNEFIEEDEKITIDSIIFVKKNSQKGMVIGKDANMIKQIGINARKQLMNLFDIKVDLKIKVKVANKWINDAKFLKKFGY, from the coding sequence ATGCAAGTTGGAATAGTAACAATTATTGGTAGACCCAATGTTGGTAAATCGTCATTGCTAAATCAAATTTTGAAATATGATTTAGCAATTGTTTCAAATATCCCACAAACAACAAGAGACCAAATTAGTGGAATTTATAATGAACCGGGCTACCAAATTGTTTTTGTTGATACCCCTGGCATTCATAAACCATTGAATAAGTTGGGCGAGGCACTAAACAAAAATGCTTATGAAGCTTTACAAGAAGTTGATTGTGTTTTATTTTTAACACCAATTAATGAACCAATTGGCGGCGGAGATCGAGCAATCATTGAAAAAATAGCTAATTTTGACAATAAAATTGCCATTATTTCTAAAATCGATCTTGCTAAAGATCCAGCAATTTTAGCGGCAAGAATTGAAGAATTAAAAGAACTTGGTTTTACAAAAATTTTATCTGTTTCTACATCTTCCTCAGATTCAATAAGTATGCTAATTTCTGAATTAAAAAAATATACAGAAGTTGGCGAACCTTATTATGATGAAGATTATATAACTGATAAATCAATGCGTTTTATTGCTAAAGAAGTGATTAGGGTTTCTGCAATGAAATTGCTAAGAGATGAATTACCTCACTCAATTGCAGTTGAAGTTAATGAATTTATCGAGGAAGATGAAAAAATTACGATAGATTCAATAATTTTTGTTAAAAAGAACTCGCAAAAGGGTATGGTTATTGGCAAAGACGCTAATATGATTAAGCAAATTGGTATTAATGCCCGCAAACAACTAATGAATTTGTTTGATATCAAGGTTGACTTAAAAATAAAAGTCAAAGTTGCAAATAAATGAATAAATGATGCTAAATTTTTGAAAAAATTTGGTTACTAA
- a CDS encoding aminopeptidase P family protein translates to MNRKYLDKVFAEHKVDAIVSEAFQTRLWYSGVKTTDGYLVIEKDKAYLFVDGRYIEYATNNAKNVEVKLLQGGTLKEFFAQKQYKTVAYEKDYLNIQTLEFLRSIVKSENEVFILGQELRILKSEEEIQKIQKAVDISLKTLWQLKRWITPGFTEKQVAAKLNYLLKLNGSDKESFDEIVATGSSSAEPHHHPTDKPLKAGDLLKIDFGSLYQGYSADITRTFILWDERGNDTPNDPKMKEILDIVHAAAKAGRDAVRPGIKASEIDKICRDYIEKAGYGQYFTHGTGHGLGIDVHELPSVSSKARDYVLEPGMVITVEPGIYIEGLGGARNEDDVLVTETGRFVFSNPDE, encoded by the coding sequence ATGAATAGAAAGTATTTAGACAAAGTTTTTGCAGAACATAAAGTTGATGCAATTGTTTCTGAGGCTTTTCAAACTAGACTTTGATACTCAGGAGTTAAAACAACCGATGGTTATTTAGTAATTGAAAAAGACAAAGCTTATTTATTTGTTGATGGCAGATATATTGAGTATGCAACAAATAATGCTAAAAATGTTGAAGTTAAATTACTTCAAGGCGGTACACTAAAAGAATTTTTTGCCCAAAAACAATATAAAACAGTCGCATACGAAAAAGATTACTTGAATATTCAAACACTTGAATTTTTAAGATCAATTGTTAAAAGCGAGAATGAAGTATTCATTTTGGGTCAAGAATTACGTATTTTAAAATCAGAAGAAGAAATTCAAAAAATTCAAAAAGCGGTTGATATTTCGCTTAAAACTTTATGACAATTAAAAAGATGAATCACACCAGGGTTTACTGAAAAACAAGTTGCTGCAAAACTTAACTATTTATTAAAACTGAATGGTTCTGATAAAGAAAGTTTTGACGAAATTGTTGCTACTGGTAGTTCTTCTGCAGAACCTCACCACCACCCAACAGATAAACCATTAAAGGCTGGAGATTTATTAAAAATTGACTTTGGTTCTTTATACCAAGGTTATTCAGCTGACATAACTAGAACATTTATCTTGTGAGATGAAAGAGGTAACGACACACCTAATGACCCTAAAATGAAAGAAATTTTAGACATTGTTCACGCTGCTGCCAAAGCAGGTAGAGATGCAGTTCGCCCCGGAATTAAAGCAAGTGAAATTGACAAAATATGCCGCGATTATATTGAAAAAGCAGGGTATGGACAATATTTCACTCATGGCACAGGCCATGGTTTAGGTATTGATGTACATGAGCTTCCATCAGTTAGTTCAAAAGCTAGAGATTATGTTCTTGAACCAGGAATGGTTATTACTGTTGAGCCAGGTATTTATATTGAAGGGCTTGGTGGAGCTAGAAACGAAGATGACGTTTTAGTTACTGAAACAGGACGTTTTGTATTCTCAAACCCAGATGAATAA
- the proS gene encoding proline--tRNA ligase, whose amino-acid sequence MKELDKITPLEKDFSKWYTDVVKQGNLIAYGPLKGTLVFKPNAYGIWEIIQKELNEYFKEYGVQNVYLPLLIPERLFNKEKEHIEGFNPELATITKVGDADLDEKVFIRPTSEVLFADLFKNSIESYKDLPIIYNQWANVVRWEKTTNPFLRSREFLWQEGHTCHNNAMEARQYTRSMISLYAKFMKNFLAIPVIIGKKTPKEKFAGACTTYTVEAMMKDGRALQSGTSHYLAQNFSKTFDISFKNENNDREFVYQTSWGVSTRLLGAIIMTHGDNRGIIIPPRVAPVQIDILELFGNKNEKVKKVANDLKKQLSRTFRVRLDDTDKNPGFKASNSEIQGTPLRIEVGPRDLENNQVTIVRRDTLEKIVLPVDKVKQTVKQLLVDIHNNLYMQAKYRLNENTVVVLNYDEFKNQIKQQKFVLAPFCCHDEQEELIKEQTGATTRCIPKTVIKPTKNAPCITCNRVTKRFVVFARAY is encoded by the coding sequence ATGAAAGAATTAGATAAAATTACCCCCTTAGAAAAAGATTTTAGTAAATGATATACAGACGTTGTTAAGCAAGGAAATTTAATTGCTTATGGACCGTTAAAAGGCACATTGGTATTTAAACCAAATGCTTATGGAATATGAGAAATAATTCAAAAAGAGTTGAATGAATATTTTAAAGAATATGGTGTTCAAAATGTTTACTTACCACTTTTGATTCCTGAAAGATTATTCAATAAAGAAAAAGAACATATTGAAGGTTTTAATCCAGAATTGGCAACTATAACTAAAGTTGGAGATGCAGATCTTGATGAAAAAGTATTTATTCGCCCAACCTCAGAAGTTTTATTTGCTGATTTATTCAAAAATTCAATTGAATCATACAAAGACCTACCAATTATTTATAATCAATGAGCAAATGTTGTTAGATGAGAAAAAACCACTAACCCATTTTTAAGAAGCAGAGAATTTTTATGACAAGAAGGCCACACCTGTCACAATAATGCTATGGAAGCTAGACAATACACAAGAAGCATGATCTCTTTATATGCTAAGTTCATGAAAAACTTCTTAGCTATTCCTGTTATTATTGGCAAAAAGACTCCAAAAGAAAAGTTTGCGGGTGCATGTACAACTTATACTGTTGAAGCTATGATGAAGGATGGGCGAGCACTTCAATCTGGAACCAGTCATTATTTAGCACAAAATTTTTCAAAAACATTTGACATTTCGTTTAAAAATGAAAATAATGATCGCGAATTTGTCTACCAAACATCTTGGGGTGTTTCAACTCGTTTGTTAGGTGCGATTATAATGACTCATGGTGATAATAGAGGGATAATTATTCCGCCTCGTGTTGCTCCTGTTCAAATTGATATTTTAGAATTATTTGGCAATAAAAACGAAAAAGTTAAAAAAGTTGCAAATGATCTTAAAAAGCAGCTATCTAGAACATTTAGAGTTCGTCTTGACGATACCGACAAAAATCCAGGTTTTAAAGCTTCAAATTCTGAAATTCAAGGTACACCACTAAGAATAGAGGTTGGTCCAAGAGATCTTGAAAATAATCAAGTAACAATTGTGAGAAGAGACACCCTTGAAAAAATTGTTTTACCAGTTGATAAAGTTAAACAAACGGTAAAACAATTGTTGGTTGATATACACAACAACTTATACATGCAAGCAAAATATCGTTTGAATGAAAACACAGTTGTAGTTTTAAATTACGACGAGTTTAAAAATCAAATTAAGCAACAAAAATTCGTTCTTGCACCATTTTGTTGCCATGATGAACAAGAAGAATTAATCAAGGAACAAACAGGAGCAACAACTCGTTGTATTCCTAAAACAGTTATTAAACCAACAAAAAATGCTCCTTGCATTACATGTAATAGAGTTACGAAAAGATTTGTTGTTTTTGCAAGAGCATATTAA
- a CDS encoding MG284/MPN403 family protein has translation MFAFDLTCPSLSPLAKYKAIKELCLIEIARAKRKKQLAFNKKISQSFKEKLNNKHLYDYVSENLQRVLTCMSDANKEILEKDILKPESDKEWWEDICSKTTYYKRRTQMINEFIFYYFD, from the coding sequence ATGTTTGCATTCGATTTAACTTGTCCGTCACTTTCTCCGTTGGCTAAATATAAAGCTATCAAGGAATTGTGTTTAATAGAAATTGCGCGCGCAAAGCGCAAAAAGCAACTAGCTTTCAATAAAAAAATATCTCAAAGTTTTAAAGAAAAATTAAATAATAAACATCTTTATGATTATGTTTCAGAAAACTTACAAAGAGTTTTAACTTGTATGAGTGATGCTAATAAGGAAATTTTAGAAAAAGATATTCTTAAACCTGAATCAGACAAAGAATGATGAGAAGATATCTGTTCAAAAACCACTTATTACAAACGCAGAACACAAATGATAAATGAATTTATTTTTTATTATTTTGACTAA
- a CDS encoding PolC-type DNA polymerase III, translated as MDICNKRFKVFCQSINFPIPKDLQQTELIINSIDKKTDLMDIDIIFKDEVSVSSYFALYNAILNEKLYNIKATYTFDLLQYKKNNLVNFISYLMTKNKYIKLQKINWAKELKTVNDFENEIIFQDQNSFLDLENCVKNLVNDLHEYGFKKIEIKATLNKVEYAELTFENEEQLKQNQLKFQELLNKHKANQSNPINTTQKFTPKSNWSQRNYMKCLIAELKNKENKDKVVIQGKIYNYEYSLSKNKHVYLISLTDYNDATNVKWYRDEILDENALQTLKIGSWISVSGSISKSMFNNAEAFIFVDSISPISPLVEETIDKSPAEKKRIELHACSKLSTMDGLIDPEDLIKRAEKYGMPAIAISDLDAVQGFPKFYQTAQKSSVKPLFGASFSTFTKKPNLFLGKKATGKISDSEVVAFDIETTGLSPRFHELIEYGSHTVKPSSIDSNQVQFLIKPTEKIKPSTTRLTGIRQFDIDSKGLDYRVALLKIYDDLNNKIAIAHNAKFDFNFIKEQFRLNNMEFPNVTVIDTLVLSRLIFPERKKHSLGDLAANLGVNYDTNVAHRADYDAAVLGSIWVELMHQMNIKGIKTFEDLDSYEPEIKYKERFAYTVSTLVKNQNGLKKQFAMISNCLTKNFNYGPKTYFEDLKSDPDILLGSGSLRSKLLDNYFYSTRESFIEEIQRYDYIEIPAPQCLEHWIKNDFITREQLEFALTDIIETSIEYGKIPVAISDAKYLDNHQKNVYEILVSAKGIGGTRHYLHKFDKLRDQWDWIPNLTLLTTDQMLDQFSFLEDKKLLEDVVINNTHKIANMCEDVEVIKKDLYTPNFDDSATKLKDLVYNNAKLKYGENLPKYIENRIEAELTPIIKYGFDVIYWISHKLVKKSLDEGYVVGSRGSVGSSLVATLSSISEVNPLDPHYLCNKCKKFELANIDGVKSCYDLPSKKCENCDIEMDRDGHSIAFETFLGFNADKVPDIDLNFSGEFQSVVHNEAKKIFGDTHTFRAGTILTVKPKTGYGYVKSFCEETKIEYSTNFMDYLSRQLDGVKRTTGQHAGGVIIIPKEYDVLDFTPINYPADDTDSTWFTTHFEYKAIHDNVLKLDLLGHDNPTIIKMLEQYTGIKISELPKNDADVIKIFSSTEPMGIKPSDIGGETTGGIGLPEFGTSFVRQMLQQTQPKTFQDLVSVSGLSHGTDVWLQNNQDLIMDHGLTLPEIFSCRDDILSKLVEQGVPNKFAFDIMEKVRKGKGVSKQEEEELIKYNVKDWQIESMKKIKYMFPKAHAVAYVLMAWWIAWYKIHKPLAFYASYYATHAKAVDIESMVDVQFGNRSANKLVKIQSTPKNELSTKETDLIPTLEITRELYARGLYIDNINLQRSLAHEWLIDEQRKCLIPPFKSLDGLGDAVAESIVCARSIKPFSSIQDFALRGKVNKTLVEKLQDIGAFKELDETDQMRLF; from the coding sequence ATGGATATTTGTAATAAGCGTTTTAAAGTATTTTGTCAATCAATTAATTTTCCTATTCCAAAAGATTTGCAACAAACTGAGTTAATTATCAATTCAATTGATAAGAAAACTGACTTAATGGACATTGATATTATTTTTAAAGATGAAGTTTCCGTATCTTCGTATTTTGCTCTTTACAATGCCATATTAAATGAAAAATTATATAACATTAAAGCAACTTACACTTTTGACCTACTTCAATATAAAAAGAATAATTTGGTAAATTTTATATCATATTTAATGACAAAAAATAAGTATATTAAGCTACAAAAAATTAATTGAGCAAAAGAGTTAAAAACAGTAAACGATTTTGAAAATGAAATAATTTTTCAAGATCAAAACTCTTTTTTAGATCTTGAAAATTGTGTTAAAAATCTTGTCAACGATTTACATGAATATGGTTTTAAAAAAATTGAAATTAAAGCCACACTTAACAAGGTTGAATATGCTGAATTAACTTTCGAAAATGAAGAACAATTAAAACAAAATCAACTGAAATTTCAAGAACTTTTAAATAAACATAAAGCCAATCAATCAAATCCAATAAACACTACTCAAAAATTTACTCCCAAAAGTAATTGATCACAAAGAAATTACATGAAGTGTTTAATTGCTGAATTAAAAAATAAAGAGAATAAAGACAAAGTTGTAATTCAAGGAAAAATATACAATTATGAATATTCTCTATCAAAAAATAAACATGTTTATTTAATTAGTTTGACAGACTACAACGATGCAACAAATGTTAAATGGTATAGAGATGAAATTTTAGATGAAAATGCTCTTCAAACATTGAAAATAGGCTCTTGAATTAGTGTTTCGGGTTCAATTTCTAAGTCAATGTTTAACAATGCTGAGGCATTTATATTTGTTGATTCAATAAGTCCAATTTCTCCACTAGTTGAAGAAACGATTGATAAAAGTCCTGCAGAAAAAAAACGAATCGAACTTCATGCATGCTCAAAATTAAGCACAATGGATGGTTTAATTGATCCAGAAGACTTGATCAAACGAGCTGAAAAGTATGGTATGCCCGCAATCGCTATAAGCGACTTAGATGCTGTTCAAGGTTTTCCTAAGTTTTATCAAACTGCACAAAAATCAAGTGTAAAACCGCTTTTTGGTGCCAGTTTTTCAACATTTACAAAAAAACCTAATTTGTTTTTAGGAAAAAAAGCAACTGGTAAAATTTCTGATTCAGAAGTTGTAGCATTTGACATTGAAACAACCGGATTAAGCCCTCGTTTTCATGAACTAATTGAGTATGGTTCACACACTGTTAAGCCCAGCTCAATTGATTCAAATCAAGTTCAGTTTTTAATTAAGCCAACTGAAAAAATTAAACCTTCAACAACTAGATTAACTGGCATTAGACAATTTGACATTGATTCAAAAGGTTTAGATTATAGAGTTGCTCTTTTAAAAATTTATGATGATTTAAATAACAAAATTGCTATTGCTCACAATGCTAAATTTGACTTTAATTTTATAAAAGAACAGTTTAGATTAAATAATATGGAATTTCCAAATGTTACAGTCATTGATACGTTGGTTCTTTCGAGATTAATTTTTCCTGAGCGAAAAAAACATTCATTAGGTGATTTGGCTGCTAATTTAGGTGTTAATTATGATACAAATGTAGCTCACCGAGCAGATTATGATGCTGCTGTTTTGGGTTCAATTTGAGTTGAGTTAATGCATCAAATGAACATTAAAGGAATTAAAACGTTTGAAGATTTAGATTCTTATGAGCCAGAAATTAAATATAAAGAACGTTTTGCGTATACTGTTAGTACACTTGTAAAAAATCAAAATGGTCTAAAAAAACAATTTGCAATGATCAGCAATTGTTTAACAAAAAATTTTAATTATGGACCGAAAACCTATTTTGAGGATTTAAAAAGCGATCCAGATATTTTGCTTGGTTCTGGGTCATTAAGGTCAAAACTTTTGGATAATTATTTTTATTCAACACGTGAGAGTTTTATTGAAGAAATTCAAAGATATGATTATATTGAAATACCAGCTCCGCAATGTTTAGAACATTGGATAAAAAATGATTTTATAACTAGAGAACAATTAGAATTTGCTTTGACTGATATTATTGAAACTTCAATTGAATACGGAAAAATACCTGTTGCAATATCTGATGCAAAATATTTAGATAACCATCAAAAGAATGTTTATGAAATACTAGTAAGTGCAAAAGGTATTGGTGGAACTAGACACTATTTACATAAATTTGACAAATTAAGAGACCAATGAGATTGAATTCCAAATTTAACTTTATTAACTACTGATCAAATGTTAGATCAATTTAGTTTTTTAGAAGATAAAAAATTATTAGAAGATGTTGTTATAAATAACACACATAAAATAGCCAACATGTGTGAAGATGTTGAGGTTATTAAAAAAGATCTTTACACACCTAATTTTGATGATTCCGCAACAAAACTTAAAGATTTAGTTTACAATAATGCAAAGCTAAAATACGGTGAAAATTTACCTAAATACATTGAAAATAGAATTGAAGCCGAACTAACCCCAATTATTAAGTACGGATTTGATGTAATCTATTGAATATCACACAAATTGGTAAAAAAATCTCTTGATGAAGGATATGTAGTTGGTTCAAGGGGATCGGTAGGTTCTTCACTTGTTGCTACACTATCAAGTATTTCCGAAGTTAACCCATTAGATCCTCATTATTTGTGTAATAAATGTAAAAAATTTGAACTAGCAAATATTGATGGTGTAAAATCGTGCTACGATTTGCCTTCAAAAAAATGCGAAAATTGTGACATTGAAATGGATAGAGATGGACATTCAATTGCGTTTGAAACATTCCTAGGATTTAATGCTGATAAAGTTCCTGATATTGATTTAAACTTTTCGGGAGAATTTCAATCTGTTGTTCATAACGAAGCTAAAAAAATATTTGGTGATACTCATACCTTTAGAGCCGGAACAATATTAACTGTAAAACCTAAAACTGGTTATGGTTATGTAAAAAGCTTCTGCGAGGAAACAAAAATAGAATATTCAACAAACTTTATGGATTATTTATCTAGACAACTGGACGGAGTTAAAAGAACAACTGGCCAGCACGCAGGTGGAGTTATTATAATTCCTAAAGAATACGATGTTTTAGATTTTACTCCAATTAATTACCCTGCTGATGATACTGATTCTACTTGATTCACTACTCATTTTGAATATAAAGCAATCCACGACAATGTTTTAAAACTTGATTTACTTGGACATGATAATCCAACAATTATTAAAATGCTTGAACAATATACCGGTATCAAAATAAGCGAATTACCAAAAAATGATGCAGATGTTATAAAAATATTTTCATCAACAGAGCCAATGGGTATTAAACCTAGTGATATTGGTGGCGAAACTACTGGTGGAATTGGACTTCCTGAATTTGGAACAAGCTTCGTTCGTCAAATGTTACAGCAAACACAACCTAAAACATTTCAAGATTTAGTTTCTGTATCAGGATTAAGTCATGGAACAGACGTTTGACTTCAAAATAACCAAGATTTAATAATGGATCATGGGTTGACTCTTCCTGAAATATTTAGTTGCAGGGATGATATTTTGTCAAAATTAGTTGAGCAAGGTGTGCCAAATAAATTTGCTTTTGACATAATGGAAAAAGTAAGAAAAGGAAAAGGGGTTTCTAAGCAAGAAGAGGAAGAGTTGATTAAATATAATGTCAAAGATTGGCAAATTGAATCAATGAAAAAAATCAAATATATGTTCCCTAAAGCTCATGCTGTTGCGTATGTTTTAATGGCTTGATGAATTGCTTGATACAAAATACACAAACCACTTGCGTTTTATGCTTCGTATTATGCAACCCATGCTAAAGCAGTTGATATTGAAAGCATGGTTGATGTTCAATTCGGCAATCGTTCAGCTAACAAATTAGTAAAAATTCAATCCACCCCTAAAAATGAATTGAGTACCAAAGAAACTGATCTAATTCCAACTCTTGAAATAACTCGAGAGCTTTATGCCCGCGGATTATACATTGACAACATTAATTTACAACGTTCACTAGCTCATGAATGATTAATTGATGAACAAAGAAAATGCTTAATTCCACCATTTAAATCGCTTGATGGTTTAGGAGATGCTGTTGCTGAATCAATTGTTTGTGCAAGATCAATTAAACCTTTCAGTTCAATACAAGATTTTGCATTAAGAGGCAAAGTTAACAAAACATTAGTTGAAAAATTACAAGATATTGGCGCTTTTAAAGAGCTTGATGAAACTGACCAAATGCGCTTATTTTAA
- a CDS encoding chromate transporter yields the protein MNNYTKKPTFWNVCLLIIMVTFIGFGGGNAMMPVIKRYVVDKYQWLDNDEFDRNVVVTNMLPGPMAIQSLTYIAIRALGTFKGILAVVFASMPHVALTISLIFVANLVPCDYLIVIQTGVLVAITGSLIGFAWNYFKKGIKETKISLWIILFLITLAFSVFVPTPYNIPVAIMFLIIAIYSIIFLVKRKQERKLKATPIKKEEEK from the coding sequence ATGAATAACTATACAAAAAAACCAACATTCTGAAATGTTTGTCTACTTATCATAATGGTAACTTTTATTGGTTTTGGTGGCGGAAATGCTATGATGCCAGTTATCAAACGTTATGTAGTTGACAAATATCAATGATTAGATAATGATGAATTTGACCGAAATGTAGTTGTTACAAATATGTTGCCAGGACCTATGGCTATTCAATCGCTTACATATATCGCGATAAGGGCATTGGGAACTTTTAAAGGTATTTTAGCAGTAGTTTTTGCTTCAATGCCACACGTTGCACTGACAATTTCATTGATTTTCGTAGCAAACTTAGTTCCGTGTGATTACTTAATTGTTATTCAAACTGGAGTTTTAGTTGCTATTACAGGAAGTTTGATTGGCTTTGCTTGAAACTACTTTAAAAAAGGAATAAAAGAAACAAAAATTAGTTTGTGAATAATATTATTTTTAATAACCCTTGCTTTTTCGGTTTTTGTTCCTACACCCTACAACATCCCAGTTGCAATAATGTTTTTAATAATCGCAATTTATTCAATAATATTTCTTGTAAAACGCAAACAAGAAAGAAAATTAAAAGCAACTCCAATTAAAAAAGAGGAGGAAAAATAA
- a CDS encoding chromate transporter, with protein MHFVALLVCIPLIAFVSLSVFGGGQIFMPIFNWLWTSLGSWFGIKIPEELINNVFAISNSTPGILSPKFATITGYMVAEGQWWGFIAMFITYLAFVLPAIFMMKLALKYSDKFHDAKYFKNLIRIMNPVVTAIIFALVIQLFIGLIAPNLVFNKSAQEYISITNSSPKSIFFSGWRLYALWCYVPSGIAISLYLYNKKIPMLGLILANVLVALVIFQPWLK; from the coding sequence ATGCATTTTGTAGCTTTATTAGTTTGCATCCCATTGATTGCATTTGTTTCTCTTTCGGTTTTTGGTGGCGGCCAAATATTCATGCCAATTTTTAATTGATTATGAACATCCCTTGGCTCATGATTTGGTATAAAAATACCAGAAGAATTAATCAATAATGTTTTTGCTATTTCTAATTCAACACCCGGAATTTTGAGTCCAAAGTTCGCGACAATTACTGGTTATATGGTTGCTGAGGGTCAATGATGAGGATTCATAGCAATGTTTATAACATATTTAGCATTTGTGCTTCCTGCTATTTTCATGATGAAGTTAGCTCTAAAATATTCAGATAAGTTTCACGATGCTAAATATTTCAAAAATTTAATTAGAATAATGAACCCAGTTGTTACAGCAATCATTTTTGCATTAGTAATTCAACTATTTATTGGACTTATTGCACCTAATTTAGTCTTTAATAAATCTGCACAAGAGTATATTTCTATAACAAACTCTTCACCTAAATCAATATTCTTTTCAGGTTGAAGATTGTATGCATTATGATGTTATGTTCCAAGTGGTATTGCAATAAGTTTATATTTATACAATAAAAAAATACCAATGTTGGGCCTTATTCTTGCAAATGTTTTGGTTGCTTTAGTGATATTTCAACCTTGGTTAAAATAA